From a region of the Candidatus Zixiibacteriota bacterium genome:
- a CDS encoding HAD family hydrolase, giving the protein MNRIENVVFDLDGTLIDSSEGVVAAVNYSLEQMGEPHQSPELIKAYIGYPLSAMYPNFTDKPLDELYRHFQVKAAETVISSTVALPGVEKAIRLLYEQGYRLAIATTKVKRHLDGILSLLNWQDFFVVGVGGDEVDRVKPDPEAFQLTLTRMKADPRTTLVVGDTENDVLAAKAVPLPVAAIRSPYGDDIRLRATDPDYFLDHISELPDLIARLNGGDR; this is encoded by the coding sequence TTGAACCGTATTGAGAATGTTGTCTTTGATCTGGATGGTACCCTCATCGATTCCAGCGAAGGAGTAGTAGCGGCGGTTAATTACTCATTGGAGCAGATGGGAGAACCACACCAATCGCCGGAACTGATCAAGGCTTACATCGGCTATCCGTTATCAGCTATGTATCCGAATTTCACCGACAAGCCGCTCGATGAGCTCTATCGGCATTTCCAGGTAAAAGCAGCCGAAACGGTCATCTCGTCGACAGTTGCTTTGCCGGGAGTGGAAAAGGCGATTCGTTTGCTGTACGAACAGGGTTACCGGCTGGCTATCGCTACCACCAAAGTCAAACGACATCTCGACGGTATTTTGAGTTTATTGAACTGGCAGGATTTTTTCGTGGTCGGTGTCGGCGGCGATGAGGTGGATCGGGTCAAACCGGATCCTGAGGCTTTTCAACTGACTTTGACACGTATGAAGGCCGATCCTCGGACTACGCTGGTGGTCGGCGATACGGAAAACGACGTGCTGGCCGCTAAAGCGGTTCCGTTGCCGGTGGCGGCGATAAGGTCGCCTTACGGTGACGATATCCGTTTGCGTGCGACCGATCCGGACTACTTTCTCGATCATATCTCCGAGTTACCGGATCTGATAGCGCGTCTGAACGGAGGTGATCGATGA
- a CDS encoding methylated-DNA--[protein]-cysteine S-methyltransferase: protein MKLWTRSFDSHFGRIQLASDDEALIAVALPGQTDHQFHEQLVKRSSATDFAVDGPVNLEAERQLRAYFEGRLQRFDLPLKLSGGAFCRRALAVVSRIEYGHTRTYGEIAAELGKPGGARAVGQANAGNPLPLVIPCHRVVGADGLGGYGGGLDMKRRLLQLEGVSPDVRRQGTLL from the coding sequence ATGAAACTCTGGACACGTAGCTTCGACTCGCATTTCGGCCGGATTCAACTTGCGTCCGATGACGAGGCGCTGATTGCGGTTGCTCTACCGGGTCAAACGGACCATCAATTCCACGAGCAATTGGTAAAACGATCGAGCGCCACGGATTTCGCCGTCGATGGACCGGTCAACCTTGAAGCGGAGCGACAACTGCGTGCTTATTTCGAAGGTCGCCTGCAGCGATTCGACCTGCCCCTGAAACTTTCCGGAGGAGCGTTTTGTCGTCGAGCGCTCGCTGTCGTGTCGCGTATCGAATACGGTCATACCCGCACCTATGGGGAAATTGCCGCCGAGCTCGGTAAACCCGGTGGAGCGCGAGCGGTTGGTCAGGCCAATGCCGGTAATCCTTTGCCGTTGGTGATCCCCTGTCATCGTGTCGTCGGGGCCGACGGTCTGGGGGGCTATGGGGGAGGTCTTGATATGAAACGAAGACTATTGCAGTTGGAGGGAGTGTCACCTGATGTCCGCCGGCAGGGAACCCTTTTATGA
- a CDS encoding aminopeptidase has translation MDPRLQKLAEVLCRYSLKLKKGQTLKIVGGVVTLPAIKAVFREAIEIGAHPYVQVRIGDNDETLLKYGSKDQLTWIPPFARMEINKIDAYLMFWGNENTRNMAGVDPKKQALARQASRKIMERFYERHSMGELRWCGTMFPTNADAQEADMSLSDYEDFVYRAGNLHKTDPVKHWNKVRTEQDRLIKIMNRFDRIHIEAPGTDLQLRVKGRKWINCSGHENFPDGEIFTSPIEDTVEGFITYSFPAIYMGREVENVRLEFKKGKIVNETAEKNQKYLTAMLDMDRGARYLGEVAVGTNYEIKQFSKNILFDEKIGGTCHLAAGNSFSEAGGKNKSGLHWDMICDLKKGQITADGKVIYANGKFKI, from the coding sequence ATGGACCCACGTTTGCAGAAACTGGCCGAAGTCTTGTGCCGGTATTCTCTAAAATTGAAAAAGGGCCAGACGCTTAAAATCGTCGGCGGGGTGGTAACACTACCGGCCATTAAAGCGGTTTTTCGCGAGGCAATAGAAATCGGGGCACATCCTTATGTCCAGGTTCGCATCGGCGATAACGATGAAACGCTTTTGAAATACGGATCGAAGGACCAACTTACCTGGATCCCTCCGTTTGCACGGATGGAAATCAACAAGATCGATGCCTATCTGATGTTCTGGGGAAACGAGAACACCCGCAACATGGCCGGGGTCGATCCTAAAAAGCAAGCCCTGGCTCGCCAGGCTTCCCGGAAAATAATGGAGCGCTTTTACGAGCGCCACAGCATGGGTGAATTGCGTTGGTGTGGAACCATGTTCCCGACCAACGCCGATGCCCAGGAAGCCGACATGTCACTCAGTGACTACGAGGATTTTGTCTATCGCGCCGGGAACCTGCACAAGACCGACCCGGTCAAGCATTGGAATAAGGTCCGGACCGAACAGGATCGTCTGATTAAGATCATGAACCGCTTCGACCGGATTCATATCGAGGCCCCGGGAACCGATCTGCAGCTTCGTGTCAAGGGACGCAAGTGGATCAATTGCAGCGGTCATGAGAATTTCCCCGACGGCGAGATTTTCACCAGTCCGATCGAGGACACCGTAGAGGGTTTCATCACTTACAGTTTCCCGGCTATTTACATGGGACGCGAAGTTGAGAACGTTCGACTGGAATTCAAGAAGGGAAAAATAGTCAACGAAACCGCGGAGAAGAACCAGAAGTATCTCACGGCCATGCTCGATATGGACCGAGGCGCTCGCTATCTCGGCGAGGTGGCGGTCGGTACCAATTATGAGATCAAACAGTTTTCCAAGAACATCCTTTTCGATGAGAAGATCGGCGGCACCTGCCATCTGGCGGCCGGTAATTCATTTTCCGAAGCGGGCGGTAAGAACAAGTCCGGCCTGCACTGGGATATGATCTGCGATCTCAAGAAGGGACAGATCACGGCCGACGGCAAAGTGATCTATGCCAACGGAAAATTCAAAATCTGA
- a CDS encoding S8 family serine peptidase, which translates to MNYSKLKITFLTVALTAVAATLAAAAGFDPAFLEEHPVLIEKQTALALSTVENLRNRDGDTTLVWVMFTDKGISDQASFDALAAASPFTERKARRRAKMDLNQPVFADLPVNQSYLQAVADAGGQLRRITKWLNGASFTVPTDQLNEIAALPFVREIRPVGLWKRPADPTAEPVRVDHQDPLSLSPDVLSYGLALNQVTQINVPAVHEQGYDGSGVTLAIFDTGYRKTHEAFANHYAEGRVLAEWDFIFNDGNTSNESGDYSTQWNHGTYIWSTSAGYVPGTLIGPAYKANFILCKTEDVRSETQVEEDNWVAALEWVDSIGADVVTSSLSYLEWDDGTGYDYSDLDGETAVTSIAASMAASMGIVVCNSAGNSGPSSPSMSAPVDAFDIVTVGAVNASGDLASFSSRGPTYDGRIKPEVLAQGVATQCAVTNSDASYGGVSGTSLSTPLVAGVACLLVQARPNFTPQMIRSALMETADNASSPNNNLGWGIVDANAALNWGVNFYSDVQVGEAPMVVHFYDSSSLASSAWTWDFGDGDSSISQNPQHGFQEGGAYTVSLEINTSYGSMTRVRDSYIIALADTVTFVTDSVYAGGQAVMSVNMTNSQLLNEMSISFRIDTLSAFSFDSATLGSRTSYFEDFQQTAYAPTEGRFAYRLVADDGGGSPLLTPGTGEIMKIYVTTDDLALGGLAAEVDSSQTPRRLNLTSPQLTYDPVVHAGQIITRYVMRGDVNGDFSIDIADVVYLVTWMFQGGPAPIAVQAADVNANLQVGIDDLVYLVDYEFNQGPPPVTP; encoded by the coding sequence ATGAATTACAGCAAACTTAAGATTACTTTTTTGACCGTTGCTTTAACGGCTGTCGCAGCAACCCTGGCAGCCGCGGCCGGATTCGATCCTGCTTTCCTGGAAGAACACCCGGTGTTAATAGAGAAGCAAACTGCGCTCGCTTTGAGCACCGTTGAGAATCTTCGCAATCGCGATGGTGATACTACTCTGGTCTGGGTTATGTTCACCGACAAAGGAATATCCGATCAGGCTTCGTTCGATGCCCTGGCGGCGGCATCTCCATTTACCGAGCGCAAAGCGCGACGACGCGCCAAGATGGACCTGAACCAGCCGGTATTCGCCGATCTTCCGGTCAATCAATCGTATCTTCAAGCCGTTGCCGACGCCGGTGGTCAACTTCGTAGAATCACGAAGTGGCTCAACGGAGCCAGTTTCACCGTTCCGACCGACCAGTTAAATGAGATTGCGGCGCTGCCTTTCGTACGAGAGATTCGCCCCGTAGGACTTTGGAAAAGACCCGCCGATCCAACCGCAGAACCGGTCCGAGTCGATCATCAGGATCCCCTGTCGCTGTCACCCGATGTTCTGAGCTACGGTCTGGCTCTCAATCAGGTAACCCAGATCAATGTCCCGGCGGTACATGAACAGGGCTACGATGGTTCCGGAGTGACACTGGCGATATTCGATACCGGGTATCGTAAAACCCACGAGGCTTTCGCCAACCATTACGCCGAAGGACGAGTGCTGGCGGAGTGGGATTTTATCTTCAACGACGGGAACACATCCAACGAAAGCGGTGATTATTCTACTCAGTGGAACCACGGCACTTACATTTGGTCGACCTCCGCCGGTTACGTTCCCGGCACCCTGATCGGCCCGGCCTATAAAGCTAATTTCATTCTTTGTAAAACCGAGGATGTTCGTTCCGAAACCCAGGTCGAGGAAGACAACTGGGTAGCAGCGCTGGAATGGGTCGACTCCATAGGAGCCGATGTCGTAACCAGTTCTCTCAGTTATCTCGAATGGGACGACGGCACCGGCTACGATTATTCCGATCTGGATGGAGAGACGGCCGTAACCTCGATAGCCGCTTCCATGGCAGCTTCGATGGGAATCGTCGTTTGTAATTCAGCCGGCAATTCCGGACCGTCCTCCCCCTCCATGAGCGCCCCGGTCGACGCCTTCGATATCGTTACCGTCGGAGCTGTGAACGCCTCCGGCGACCTGGCCTCATTCTCATCCCGTGGTCCGACTTATGACGGACGTATCAAACCCGAAGTCCTCGCACAGGGAGTGGCGACACAATGCGCCGTCACCAACAGCGATGCTTCTTACGGCGGAGTCAGCGGGACTTCATTGTCGACACCGCTGGTGGCCGGTGTTGCCTGCCTGCTGGTCCAGGCACGACCGAACTTCACACCGCAGATGATACGCAGCGCTCTGATGGAAACCGCCGATAACGCCTCCTCCCCGAACAACAATCTCGGCTGGGGTATCGTTGATGCCAACGCCGCTTTGAACTGGGGCGTGAATTTCTATTCCGATGTTCAGGTCGGAGAAGCTCCGATGGTGGTGCATTTCTACGACAGTTCGTCACTGGCCAGCAGTGCCTGGACCTGGGATTTTGGCGACGGTGACTCTTCCATTTCACAAAATCCTCAGCATGGCTTTCAGGAGGGAGGAGCCTATACCGTATCTTTGGAGATCAACACCAGCTATGGCTCGATGACCCGCGTGCGAGACAGCTATATCATCGCCCTGGCAGACACGGTAACGTTCGTAACCGATTCGGTTTATGCCGGCGGACAGGCGGTGATGTCGGTCAACATGACCAATTCGCAACTTTTGAACGAAATGAGCATTTCGTTCCGGATCGACACTCTGTCGGCGTTCAGCTTCGATTCAGCTACGCTGGGAAGTCGTACTTCCTATTTTGAAGATTTTCAGCAGACCGCCTATGCCCCGACTGAAGGACGTTTTGCCTACAGACTCGTTGCGGATGACGGCGGCGGCTCTCCCCTCCTGACTCCGGGAACGGGTGAAATCATGAAGATTTACGTTACCACCGATGATCTGGCCCTGGGCGGTCTGGCCGCTGAAGTGGACTCTTCACAGACACCGCGCAGGCTTAACCTGACTTCGCCGCAGTTGACCTACGATCCGGTAGTACACGCCGGACAGATAATAACGCGCTACGTCATGCGCGGAGATGTCAATGGTGATTTTTCGATCGACATTGCCGACGTCGTTTACCTGGTGACCTGGATGTTCCAGGGTGGTCCGGCGCCGATAGCCGTACAAGCGGCTGACGTTAACGCCAACCTTCAGGTTGGAATCGACGATCTCGTGTACCTGGTAGACTACGAATTCAACCAAGGTCCGCCACCAGTGACGCCGTAA
- a CDS encoding GspH/FimT family pseudopilin, translating to MKKIFRSCKGITLLEIMSVVVIFGVVASMAVPRFQIAIERLRFRSANREITNYLRMARSEAITEKVPYGVQFNYWDGTVTIFKDSIVNAANPYVMDDDDPVFKSEQLPSEVQYLLTDMANNVIVFNPNGSASFSGYGNISVHGYSNAGGLYEHYHNILPATGRIRSYDSYEEWAANHDRYSETDQ from the coding sequence ATGAAGAAGATTTTTCGTTCCTGCAAAGGTATTACACTACTCGAAATAATGTCGGTCGTAGTGATATTCGGTGTCGTGGCGTCGATGGCGGTACCGCGTTTTCAAATTGCTATCGAAAGGCTAAGATTCCGGTCGGCTAATCGAGAAATAACGAACTACCTGCGTATGGCCAGATCCGAAGCGATAACGGAAAAAGTGCCTTATGGCGTACAGTTCAACTATTGGGACGGTACTGTTACAATTTTCAAGGACTCCATCGTTAATGCTGCCAATCCGTACGTTATGGACGATGATGATCCGGTCTTCAAGAGCGAGCAACTGCCCTCGGAAGTCCAGTATCTCCTTACCGATATGGCTAATAATGTGATCGTTTTTAATCCCAACGGCTCCGCCAGCTTCTCCGGATACGGTAATATCTCTGTTCACGGTTATTCCAACGCCGGTGGTTTATATGAGCATTATCACAATATCCTGCCCGCCACCGGCAGGATCCGTTCCTATGATTCCTATGAGGAATGGGCTGCCAATCACGACCGATACTCAGAAACAGATCAGTAA
- the pilM gene encoding type IV pilus assembly protein PilM, which translates to MPFSRQSKSTVGLDIGSNSVKLVKLDHTKQGYSVSAIGIRELPAEAIVNDEIRDREAVIFNIQSLIDQTDPKIKDVVVSISGHSVITDRFTIDKKTGAEAEQAILFETEQRAPFDVDDVSLSYHIIKVDDDLNKMDVLLVAARKESLKVYLELVEDCGLRPVIVDDDALAIYNAYETNYDIDPTKITALVNIGHDVTNITYLVDGLYHSTRDVSSGTREIYNAIQKEFRLNPELTAKAIKGEMGDSIDQDMLKATIISSTDELISGIELAFSYFKSQAKLESVDWIVLSGGGALVPYLAEFLQSRLAVPLEISNPLRNVDYDPELFQYLQPEKIAPLLAVPVGLAMRKVR; encoded by the coding sequence ATGCCGTTTTCGCGTCAAAGTAAGAGCACGGTCGGATTGGATATCGGATCAAATTCCGTTAAGCTGGTCAAGCTCGACCACACCAAGCAAGGCTACTCGGTTTCGGCCATCGGTATTCGAGAGTTGCCCGCAGAGGCGATTGTCAACGATGAGATCCGTGATCGGGAAGCGGTGATATTTAATATCCAATCCTTGATCGACCAGACCGACCCCAAGATCAAGGACGTGGTGGTCTCGATCTCGGGTCACAGTGTAATAACCGACCGGTTTACCATTGATAAGAAAACCGGTGCCGAAGCCGAACAGGCGATTTTGTTCGAAACCGAACAAAGGGCTCCGTTCGATGTCGATGATGTCTCCCTCAGCTATCACATCATCAAGGTTGATGACGACCTCAATAAGATGGATGTGCTGCTGGTGGCGGCGCGTAAGGAATCACTTAAGGTCTATCTCGAACTGGTCGAGGACTGCGGTCTCCGGCCGGTGATAGTGGACGACGATGCCCTTGCGATTTACAACGCCTATGAGACCAACTACGATATTGATCCGACTAAGATCACGGCCCTGGTCAATATCGGCCATGATGTGACCAATATCACCTATCTGGTAGATGGTTTGTATCACTCGACACGTGATGTTTCCAGCGGCACACGTGAGATTTACAACGCCATCCAGAAGGAATTCAGGCTCAATCCGGAGCTTACGGCGAAGGCTATTAAAGGGGAAATGGGTGACTCAATCGATCAAGATATGCTCAAAGCCACGATCATTTCTTCCACGGATGAATTGATCTCGGGTATCGAGCTGGCTTTCTCATATTTCAAATCTCAGGCAAAACTGGAGAGTGTCGACTGGATCGTACTCTCGGGTGGTGGCGCTCTGGTGCCTTACCTGGCTGAGTTCCTTCAGTCACGTCTGGCCGTACCGCTCGAGATCTCCAATCCGCTTCGCAACGTTGACTATGACCCCGAGCTTTTCCAGTACCTGCAACCGGAAAAAATCGCGCCTCTGCTGGCTGTCCCGGTCGGCCTGGCGATGCGGAAGGTGAGGTAG
- a CDS encoding PilN domain-containing protein: MIEINLLPKEYQKKSFNFSLGKTGVYAIGAAACIIVMLIAVTFYQRHQISQLNENIDRAQQRAAMLRKDIQVVDALTDVKAKITQRMTAVERLDHNRSVWVRIFEEIARDVPEFVWLAQFNEVQTSEKASARKAKAKDKEEEPAPEQKKTQAAPTDTKVQLEGHAFTLNALAAFMINMMRSDYFDEVELLSTSEVQFDEHRAYKFVLRSDMHFISDEVARGKVAQADQTDDALAQASHKSLN, from the coding sequence ATGATAGAAATAAATCTACTCCCCAAAGAATACCAGAAGAAGTCATTTAACTTCAGTCTGGGGAAAACCGGGGTTTACGCCATTGGTGCAGCGGCTTGTATTATCGTGATGTTGATTGCCGTGACGTTTTACCAGCGTCACCAGATCAGCCAACTCAACGAGAATATCGACCGTGCCCAGCAGCGGGCTGCCATGCTCCGCAAGGATATTCAGGTGGTGGACGCCCTCACCGACGTGAAGGCCAAGATCACCCAGCGGATGACGGCCGTGGAACGGCTCGACCATAATCGCTCGGTATGGGTGCGTATCTTTGAAGAGATCGCCCGCGATGTCCCGGAATTCGTATGGCTGGCTCAATTCAATGAAGTTCAGACATCCGAAAAGGCTTCGGCTCGCAAGGCCAAGGCCAAGGATAAAGAAGAAGAGCCTGCTCCCGAGCAGAAAAAAACACAAGCGGCTCCCACTGACACGAAAGTACAATTGGAAGGCCATGCGTTTACACTCAACGCCCTGGCGGCCTTCATGATAAACATGATGCGAAGCGATTATTTCGACGAAGTCGAACTGCTTTCGACCAGTGAGGTCCAGTTCGATGAACATCGGGCTTACAAGTTCGTGCTACGTTCGGATATGCATTTCATCTCCGATGAAGTGGCCCGGGGTAAGGTAGCACAAGCCGATCAGACCGATGATGCCCTCGCACAAGCCTCGCATAAAAGTCTAAACTAG
- the pilO gene encoding type 4a pilus biogenesis protein PilO yields MDFKDSNTQKILLGAMAFFIVVYFWYSRLYSKYDHMIETKSQEFERITTDLRNVELKAKSLDALKLEYQDLLGRYHQIEALLPEVKQIPSFLVQLHTASSLTGTKITGIQPLPTEGEEFYNIASFEINMTGTYHDMGKFIGYVANFPFIANVSDMQLTALEVAISGSEKSDDMENTMQKRETVAATFNLSTYYVKENERLKEITL; encoded by the coding sequence ATGGACTTCAAAGACTCAAATACTCAGAAGATATTGCTTGGGGCCATGGCCTTCTTCATTGTCGTCTACTTCTGGTACTCCCGTTTGTATTCCAAGTATGACCATATGATAGAGACCAAGAGCCAGGAGTTCGAGCGGATCACCACCGATCTGCGCAATGTCGAACTCAAGGCCAAGTCGCTTGACGCCCTCAAGTTGGAATACCAGGATCTGCTCGGTCGTTATCATCAGATCGAGGCCTTACTGCCGGAAGTGAAGCAGATTCCGTCGTTCCTGGTCCAACTGCACACGGCGTCATCGCTGACCGGCACCAAGATCACGGGAATACAGCCGTTGCCGACCGAAGGCGAGGAGTTCTATAATATCGCCTCGTTCGAGATCAATATGACCGGCACCTACCATGACATGGGTAAGTTCATAGGCTATGTCGCTAATTTCCCGTTTATCGCCAACGTTTCGGATATGCAGCTAACGGCGCTTGAAGTAGCTATCTCCGGTTCCGAAAAATCGGATGACATGGAAAACACCATGCAGAAACGTGAAACCGTTGCAGCCACGTTCAATCTCTCGACCTACTATGTTAAAGAGAACGAGCGGCTGAAAGAAATAACCCTCTAG
- a CDS encoding AMIN domain-containing protein: protein MKRTLYIIVFALLVTAVAAFAGSKVDNVALSYQKGYTVAAIDVDGPVVRFSHQTEEAKDGKPFRIIVDIITATHHLGQKTFHDLPACPITAIRTSQYAVEPEQVVRVVFDMKAETVYRIDSDDKSVNVYIPDEQGKTFAAWSTSEWLAEQARQQKAEMAELPTTEAEPTVTKPVPNKSVKARNQAFDNDRLASLTDSRTASQNEQPVKKTETKVETPVAKPAPQPAVKTSEKEQTTLSQAAAAPSQQTTPRKPNTTEAVETKAPTPTKDKAVESRKPAEPLPKPQGEYAVEHLSVPVGTERMASYPGEWVETPKPVVKKQASPQVVAQPQPKPTTQVAKADPEPAKKPAVVNEKPAGKQLAQTTAKPGVSDEPSGPPAPKAAAKQSSVKPDNAKKQSGSKPALAKANKNDKKAEEAPVIVAQEDNKSNSTSRFRRQPAMSKKMRGTLVAEFPKRLVIKYSAAGYRDPFETLINESRVLSSPTEQRVPNVEGLKLVGVIQSPSGSRALFEDTDGYGYFLKAGDKVQKGYVLRIETDRVYFQIFEYGWSRTVALAIDGN, encoded by the coding sequence ATGAAAAGAACTCTATACATTATAGTATTCGCCCTCCTGGTGACGGCTGTCGCTGCCTTTGCCGGCTCCAAAGTCGACAATGTAGCTTTGAGCTATCAGAAGGGTTACACCGTAGCCGCCATCGATGTCGACGGTCCCGTTGTACGCTTCTCGCATCAGACCGAAGAAGCCAAGGACGGCAAGCCGTTCCGGATTATTGTCGATATCATTACGGCGACGCATCATCTCGGTCAGAAGACTTTCCACGATTTACCGGCTTGTCCGATCACGGCGATTCGTACTTCGCAGTACGCCGTTGAACCGGAACAGGTAGTCCGGGTCGTGTTTGATATGAAGGCCGAGACTGTCTATCGTATTGATTCGGACGATAAGTCCGTCAATGTATACATTCCGGATGAGCAGGGTAAAACCTTTGCCGCCTGGTCGACTTCCGAATGGCTCGCCGAACAGGCTCGTCAGCAGAAAGCAGAAATGGCCGAACTGCCGACAACCGAGGCTGAGCCGACAGTCACCAAACCGGTTCCGAACAAGTCAGTAAAAGCTCGCAATCAGGCGTTCGATAATGATCGTCTGGCTAGCCTGACTGACTCCAGGACGGCATCCCAGAACGAACAACCGGTCAAGAAGACGGAAACAAAAGTCGAAACCCCGGTAGCTAAACCTGCTCCGCAACCGGCCGTGAAGACCTCAGAGAAGGAGCAAACGACTTTGTCTCAGGCCGCCGCGGCGCCGTCGCAGCAGACAACGCCCCGGAAGCCCAACACAACTGAGGCGGTTGAGACCAAGGCTCCAACTCCGACCAAAGATAAAGCTGTTGAATCCCGGAAGCCTGCCGAACCGCTTCCCAAACCGCAGGGCGAATATGCCGTTGAGCATCTGTCTGTCCCCGTCGGTACCGAACGAATGGCTTCTTATCCCGGAGAATGGGTGGAGACCCCGAAACCGGTAGTGAAGAAACAGGCTTCTCCGCAGGTAGTCGCTCAGCCACAGCCGAAACCGACCACTCAGGTCGCCAAGGCTGATCCTGAGCCTGCGAAAAAACCTGCCGTGGTTAATGAAAAACCTGCCGGTAAGCAACTGGCTCAAACTACGGCGAAGCCGGGAGTGTCGGACGAACCATCCGGTCCGCCTGCTCCCAAAGCCGCCGCCAAGCAGTCATCGGTTAAGCCGGATAACGCTAAGAAGCAGTCGGGCTCGAAGCCGGCGTTAGCCAAAGCGAACAAGAATGACAAAAAGGCCGAGGAAGCCCCGGTCATAGTTGCTCAGGAAGACAACAAGAGCAACTCTACCAGCCGCTTCCGTCGTCAACCGGCCATGAGTAAGAAGATGCGCGGGACGCTCGTAGCGGAATTCCCGAAGCGTCTGGTCATTAAGTACAGCGCCGCCGGTTATCGCGACCCGTTCGAAACTCTTATTAATGAGTCTCGTGTTCTTAGCAGCCCGACCGAACAGCGCGTGCCGAATGTGGAAGGCCTCAAGCTCGTGGGTGTCATTCAGTCGCCTTCCGGCAGCCGTGCGCTCTTTGAAGATACCGACGGTTATGGATACTTCCTCAAAGCCGGCGACAAGGTCCAGAAGGGTTATGTGCTTCGGATCGAAACTGATCGGGTTTATTTCCAGATTTTCGAATATGGTTGGAGCCGTACGGTGGCTCTTGCAATAGATGGAAACTAA
- a CDS encoding secretin N-terminal domain-containing protein: MSSRNKFRNALGAGILLLLLATALPLTAQQTGNPGEPIANLQFQSADIRSVLTFLADYGGINVVIAPEVKGNVTIKLHNVHWRSAMDIIARTYNMTVVDEEGGYLRVLPAEDYRKEMTEMEKHRSEQQKLVKLDTKIVSISNSTSDDIVEAVKSLMTDRGKATSDPRSNSIILQEIPENMPVILDYIAELDRPARQIKISTQLLEIYTSDLTEYGIDWDVASAMESDGGHRTSQVGGVIDATDVTDGGIEVSVTSVGQGTNIEAVVEAIVSNGKGKIIAHPEITTIDNHEAKIQMGAKIPVKQFDEAGNVVIKFEEIGTILTVTPHITADNEILMHLAPERSSYQYDANGVIINTSNAETHVIVSNGQTAVIGGLTTEDESEGSTGVPILKDIPVVGLLFKYTTKKIESRDLVIFVTPTIVDDKLALSNDSGR; the protein is encoded by the coding sequence ATGTCTAGCAGAAACAAATTCAGAAATGCCTTGGGCGCAGGTATTCTACTGTTGCTCCTGGCGACGGCTCTGCCGTTAACCGCACAACAAACCGGCAACCCAGGTGAGCCGATTGCCAATCTTCAATTCCAGTCGGCCGATATTCGCTCGGTATTGACTTTCCTGGCTGATTACGGCGGCATCAATGTGGTCATTGCCCCGGAAGTCAAGGGCAACGTAACGATAAAATTGCATAATGTCCACTGGCGGTCAGCCATGGATATCATTGCCCGCACCTACAATATGACAGTTGTGGATGAAGAGGGCGGTTATCTGCGAGTGCTTCCTGCGGAAGACTATCGTAAAGAAATGACCGAGATGGAGAAGCACCGGTCCGAGCAGCAGAAGCTGGTGAAGCTCGATACCAAGATCGTGAGTATCTCCAACTCGACTTCCGATGATATCGTTGAAGCGGTCAAGTCGCTCATGACCGATCGCGGCAAGGCTACTTCCGATCCTCGCTCGAACTCGATTATTCTCCAGGAAATCCCGGAGAACATGCCGGTTATTCTGGACTATATTGCCGAACTCGATCGCCCGGCGCGCCAGATCAAAATCTCCACGCAACTGCTCGAGATCTACACCAGCGATCTGACTGAATACGGTATTGACTGGGATGTCGCCTCGGCCATGGAATCCGACGGCGGTCATCGCACCAGTCAGGTCGGCGGTGTCATCGATGCTACCGATGTTACCGACGGCGGTATCGAGGTCTCCGTGACTTCGGTCGGACAAGGCACCAATATCGAAGCGGTTGTTGAGGCTATTGTCTCCAACGGCAAGGGCAAGATCATTGCTCACCCGGAGATCACGACCATTGACAACCATGAAGCGAAAATTCAAATGGGCGCCAAGATCCCGGTCAAGCAGTTCGACGAAGCCGGTAATGTGGTTATCAAGTTCGAAGAGATCGGTACGATCCTGACGGTAACCCCGCATATCACGGCGGATAACGAAATTCTCATGCACCTGGCGCCGGAGCGCTCGAGCTATCAGTACGACGCCAACGGTGTGATTATTAACACCAGCAACGCCGAGACCCATGTGATTGTCTCCAACGGTCAGACGGCGGTGATCGGCGGTCTCACAACCGAGGACGAGAGCGAAGGTTCCACCGGTGTGCCGATTCTCAAGGATATTCCGGTGGTAGGTCTCCTGTTCAAGTATACGACCAAGAAGATCGAGAGCCGTGACCTGGTCATCTTTGTCACGCCGACTATTGTCGACGACAAACTGGCCCTGAGCAACGACTCGGGACGCTGA